The following coding sequences lie in one Pontibacter sp. G13 genomic window:
- a CDS encoding sulfite exporter TauE/SafE family protein — MIWSAFILGLTSSLHCAGMCGPIALAIPAHAAFSHHAFGRLLYQFGRIATYACMGAFLGVFGAGLSLAGAQQGLSIGLGIALLLTLFISANAEHALLQLPMIAKPLWKLKSMLQSKLGTTTYLGQFQLGMLNGLLPCGFVYLALAGSLTTGNFTQGVIFMASFGLGTLPMMWGISLMGSQIPQKWRQYSGRLMQVSMLVMGVWLIARGMDLGIPYLSPDLPVNLESDQIMDCN, encoded by the coding sequence ATGATTTGGTCAGCCTTCATATTGGGATTGACAAGTAGCCTACATTGCGCGGGAATGTGCGGGCCGATTGCGCTCGCCATTCCGGCGCATGCTGCCTTTTCCCACCACGCATTTGGAAGGCTGCTATATCAATTTGGCAGAATCGCCACCTATGCCTGCATGGGGGCCTTTCTGGGGGTCTTCGGTGCGGGGCTGTCATTGGCCGGAGCGCAGCAGGGCTTGTCTATCGGACTGGGAATCGCCCTGCTCTTGACGCTGTTCATTTCCGCCAATGCAGAACATGCGCTCCTACAGCTTCCAATGATTGCCAAACCGCTTTGGAAGCTCAAAAGCATGCTCCAAAGCAAGCTAGGAACCACTACCTATCTTGGACAATTTCAATTGGGAATGCTCAACGGTTTGCTTCCTTGCGGATTTGTCTACCTCGCCTTGGCCGGCTCGTTGACTACTGGGAATTTCACGCAAGGGGTGATCTTCATGGCGAGTTTTGGGTTGGGGACATTGCCGATGATGTGGGGCATTTCGCTCATGGGAAGCCAGATCCCCCAAAAATGGCGGCAATACAGCGGCAGATTGATGCAAGTCTCTATGCTGGTTATGGGTGTCTGGCTGATCGCCCGTGGAATGGATTTGGGGATCCCTTACCTAAGTCCCGATCTGCCCGTCAATTTGGAAAGCGACCAAATCATGGATTGCAATTGA